In Anser cygnoides isolate HZ-2024a breed goose chromosome 14, Taihu_goose_T2T_genome, whole genome shotgun sequence, one genomic interval encodes:
- the MED7 gene encoding mediator of RNA polymerase II transcription subunit 7 — translation MGEPQQVSALPPPPMQYIKEYTDENIRKGLAPKPPPPVKDSYMMFGNQFQCDDLIIRPLESQGIERLHPMQFDHKKELRKLNMSILVNFLDLLDILIRSPGSIKREEKLEDLKLLFVHVHHLINEYRPHQARETLRVMMEVQKRQRLETAERFQKHLERVVEMIQNCLASLPDDLPHSEGGLRVKTEPMDTDDGNNCIGQSEKQRERSGCKRDQVLDKDAAMCSIIDEMT, via the coding sequence ATGGGTGAGCCCCAGCAAGTGAGTGCTCTTCCTCCGCCTCCAATGcaatatataaaagaatatacTGATGAAAATATCCGTAAAGGCCTGGCACCAAAGCCACCTCCGCCTGTGAAAGACAGTTACATGATGTTTGGTAATCAGTTTCAGTGTGATGATCTAATTATCCGACCCTTGGAAAGCCAGGGTATTGAACGCTTGCATCCTATGCAGTTTGATCACAAGAAGGAATTAAGAAAGCTTAATATGTCTATCCTGGTCAACTTCCTGGATCTCTTGGATATCTTGATAAGGAGTCCAGGGAGTATAAAGCGAGAAGAGAAACTGGAGGACTTGAAACTGCTCTTTGTTCATGTCCATCATCTTATAAATGAGTACCGTCCTCACCAAGCTAGGGAGACCTTGCGAGTCATGATGGAAGTGCAGAAACGTCAGCGTTTGGAAACTGCAGAACGATTTCAGAAGCATTTAGAGCGAGTTGTGGAGATGATTCAGAACTGCCTGGCTTCTTTGCCTGATGACCTGCCTCACTCAGAGGGAGGACTGCGAGTGAAAACAGAACCAATGGACACTGATGATGGCAACAACTGCATTGGACAgagtgaaaaacagagagagcGTTCTGGTTGCAAGAGAGATCAGGTTTTAGACAAAGATGCAGCTATGTGTAGCATTATTGATGAAATGACATGA